The Kordia sp. SMS9 genome window below encodes:
- a CDS encoding DUF547 domain-containing protein: MKSKIITLIVFCVTTFGFAQNIDTFFEDTNAFLEAHVKNGRVNYKAIQKNPAQLEKILTATNSIKIDKSDAAAYQAFWINIYNLSVIKGIVEKYPVKSPLDIKGFFDKTTHAVGGKKITLNDIEHKLLRGQFADARFHFVLVCAGLGCPPIIAEAYLPNTLDEQLDKQTRIALNSNDFIKVNTKKKRVQLSEIMKWYKEDFIQNGTEIDFINQYREEKIAKKSKISYYPYNWNLNKTK; the protein is encoded by the coding sequence ATGAAATCTAAAATCATCACACTTATTGTCTTCTGTGTTACTACGTTCGGATTTGCACAAAATATAGATACCTTTTTTGAAGATACCAATGCTTTTTTGGAAGCACATGTGAAGAATGGACGTGTCAATTATAAAGCGATCCAAAAGAATCCAGCACAACTAGAAAAGATTTTAACAGCGACCAATAGTATTAAGATTGATAAGAGTGATGCAGCAGCGTATCAAGCATTTTGGATTAATATCTACAATTTATCGGTTATTAAGGGAATTGTTGAAAAGTATCCTGTAAAATCACCGTTGGATATTAAAGGATTTTTCGATAAAACAACACATGCTGTTGGCGGAAAAAAAATCACACTCAACGATATAGAACATAAGTTGTTACGCGGACAGTTTGCTGATGCACGTTTTCACTTTGTGTTGGTGTGCGCAGGTTTGGGGTGTCCTCCAATCATCGCGGAAGCATATTTGCCAAACACTTTAGACGAACAGCTTGACAAGCAAACACGAATTGCCTTAAATAGTAATGATTTTATCAAAGTAAATACCAAGAAAAAGCGTGTACAACTTTCTGAAATTATGAAATGGTACAAAGAAGATTTTATCCAAAACGGAACTGAAATCGACTTTATCAATCAATATAGAGAAGAAAAAATTGCCAAAAAATCTAAAATCAGCTATTATCCTTACAACTGGAATTTGAATAAAACGAAATAG
- a CDS encoding NAD(P)/FAD-dependent oxidoreductase — MEHIVIIGNGISGVTAARHIRKNSDKRITIISAETEYFFSRTALMYIYMGHMKFEHTQPYENWFWKKNRIELKKGFVKTIKDTSKELVFASGETLKYDKLIIATGSKPNKFGWPGQDLDGVMGMYHKQDLENLEKFAPNNKVCKRAVIVGGGLIGIELAEMLQSRDIPVTFLVREKSFWNGVLPAGESAMINEHIKEHHIDLRLGVNLQEIKADEHGKVKSIVIQETGEEIECSVVGLTAGVSPNVDFLKDSNIEIGRGVKVNRMLKTNVKDVYAIGDCAEQHEAIGNRRPIEAVWYTGRMMGETVAQTICGNPKEYNPGHWFNSAKFLDIEYQTYGWVFGERGRPEYEQHFHWKHPKEHLCITIAFHKETNLFLGINTFGIRMRHHAFDKWLTEKRSVEYVLEHLADANFDPEFYKLHEKDIVAQFNQEHNTNIQLKKRSWKRIFQFS; from the coding sequence ATGGAACACATTGTCATTATAGGGAACGGAATTTCTGGAGTTACGGCTGCCAGACATATCCGAAAAAACTCCGACAAACGCATTACTATTATTTCTGCGGAGACCGAATATTTCTTCTCGCGTACAGCGCTCATGTACATTTATATGGGACACATGAAGTTTGAACACACACAACCATACGAAAATTGGTTTTGGAAAAAGAATCGTATCGAACTGAAAAAAGGCTTCGTTAAAACCATAAAAGATACTTCAAAAGAATTGGTTTTTGCCAGTGGAGAAACGCTAAAATATGACAAACTCATCATCGCCACAGGTTCTAAACCCAACAAATTTGGTTGGCCTGGACAAGATTTGGATGGCGTTATGGGCATGTATCACAAACAAGATTTGGAAAATTTAGAGAAATTTGCACCCAATAATAAAGTGTGTAAACGCGCGGTCATTGTCGGCGGTGGACTCATCGGAATTGAATTGGCAGAAATGTTACAAAGTCGCGATATTCCTGTAACCTTCTTAGTGCGTGAAAAAAGTTTTTGGAATGGTGTGTTGCCTGCGGGCGAATCGGCAATGATAAACGAACATATAAAAGAACATCATATTGACTTACGCTTAGGCGTGAATTTACAAGAAATCAAAGCAGACGAACACGGAAAAGTAAAGTCGATCGTCATCCAAGAAACGGGCGAAGAAATTGAATGTTCTGTGGTTGGATTGACCGCAGGTGTTTCACCAAATGTAGATTTCTTAAAAGATTCTAACATTGAAATTGGTCGTGGCGTAAAGGTGAATCGCATGTTAAAAACCAACGTAAAAGATGTGTATGCCATTGGCGATTGTGCCGAACAGCATGAAGCCATTGGCAATCGCAGACCCATTGAAGCGGTTTGGTACACAGGTCGCATGATGGGCGAAACGGTTGCGCAAACTATTTGTGGAAATCCGAAAGAATATAATCCTGGACATTGGTTCAATTCTGCTAAGTTTTTAGACATTGAATACCAAACCTACGGATGGGTTTTTGGCGAACGCGGACGACCAGAATACGAACAACATTTTCATTGGAAACATCCAAAAGAACACCTTTGCATTACGATTGCATTTCATAAAGAAACCAATCTTTTCTTAGGAATCAATACGTTTGGCATTCGCATGCGCCATCATGCGTTTGACAAATGGTTAACAGAAAAACGTTCCGTAGAATATGTCTTAGAACATTTAGCCGACGCCAATTTTGATCCTGAATTTTACAAATTGCACGAAAAAGATATAGTAGCACAATTCAATCAAGAACACAACACCAATATTCAATTAAAGAAAAGAAGCTGGAAACGTATTTTTCAATTTTCTTAA
- a CDS encoding 4Fe-4S binding protein, producing MKAIQNIGLSLFLAGLAIFTILPLIGSYKISSEKLDEIVRNKGIKSELFIEDLQANMVGKEFTNPFTFSSTIISAIENANEKHKANSEWDKVIWDKKHSFSYNIAKDVGSGPVQENKGLFWWLTFGLGIIGSLLFIIPELYRKPIPGIKNNGIWLNPSTNRGWIAWFAFVFLVGFYILLYFYPDYIVNWTYIVDPISESISGNRASQWFLYGFMYCTVMTVMAIRMYIKYRHNKYQMLRTTSVLFFQIVFAFLIPEIMVSFEMPWYDFKNAFPLDYDFFFQWNIKDLINSGGIGIFILVWGILLTIVVVPVMVYFFGKRWYCSWVCGCGGLAETLGDPYRQLSDKSLRSWKVERWLIHGVLVFAVVMTGMTLYAFFTGADTVLGIKTQTIQDIYGFLIGSIFAGVIGTGFYPIFGNRVWCRFGCPLAAYLGIVQRFKSKFRITTNGGQCISCGNCSTYCEQGIDVRAYAQKGQNIVRSSCVGCGICSAVCPRGVLKLENGTDDGDTRHKVPEVILGNDMDLFEMLEENK from the coding sequence ATGAAAGCAATACAAAATATAGGATTGAGTCTTTTTTTAGCAGGACTTGCCATTTTCACCATACTTCCATTGATTGGTTCGTATAAAATCAGTTCTGAAAAACTGGATGAAATCGTAAGAAATAAAGGAATTAAAAGTGAACTTTTCATCGAAGATTTACAAGCTAATATGGTTGGTAAAGAATTTACAAATCCATTCACATTTTCTTCCACCATTATATCTGCCATTGAAAATGCGAATGAAAAACACAAAGCAAACAGCGAATGGGATAAAGTGATTTGGGATAAAAAACACAGTTTTTCATACAATATTGCCAAAGATGTTGGTTCAGGGCCTGTGCAGGAAAATAAAGGACTGTTTTGGTGGCTCACTTTTGGGTTGGGAATTATTGGTTCGCTACTATTTATCATTCCTGAATTGTATCGAAAACCAATTCCAGGCATTAAAAACAACGGAATTTGGCTAAATCCGTCCACCAATAGAGGTTGGATTGCTTGGTTTGCCTTTGTCTTCCTTGTCGGATTTTACATTCTCCTCTACTTCTATCCAGATTATATTGTGAATTGGACGTATATCGTTGATCCCATCAGTGAAAGTATTAGTGGAAATAGGGCGAGTCAGTGGTTTTTATACGGATTCATGTATTGTACGGTAATGACAGTGATGGCGATTCGGATGTACATCAAATACCGTCACAATAAATACCAAATGTTGCGTACGACTTCAGTATTATTCTTTCAAATTGTATTTGCGTTTTTAATTCCTGAAATCATGGTAAGTTTTGAAATGCCTTGGTACGACTTTAAAAATGCCTTTCCATTGGATTATGATTTTTTCTTTCAGTGGAATATAAAAGATTTGATTAATAGTGGTGGCATTGGCATTTTTATTCTCGTTTGGGGAATTTTACTGACCATCGTCGTCGTTCCTGTGATGGTCTACTTTTTTGGAAAACGCTGGTATTGTTCTTGGGTTTGCGGTTGCGGTGGATTGGCAGAAACGCTGGGTGATCCGTACCGACAATTATCTGACAAATCTTTACGATCGTGGAAGGTAGAACGCTGGTTGATTCATGGAGTTTTGGTATTTGCGGTAGTTATGACAGGAATGACCTTATATGCGTTCTTTACAGGAGCAGATACTGTGCTAGGAATCAAGACGCAAACCATTCAAGATATATATGGATTCTTGATCGGATCTATTTTTGCAGGCGTGATTGGAACTGGATTTTACCCAATTTTCGGAAACCGAGTTTGGTGTCGTTTTGGATGTCCGTTAGCAGCGTATTTGGGAATTGTACAACGTTTCAAATCGAAATTTAGAATTACCACTAACGGCGGACAATGTATTTCATGTGGAAATTGCTCCACCTATTGCGAACAAGGAATTGACGTGCGAGCGTATGCGCAAAAAGGACAAAACATTGTACGTTCATCCTGTGTCGGTTGCGGAATTTGTAGTGCGGTGTGTCCAAGAGGCGTTTTAAAACTAGAAAACGGTACAGACGATGGCGACACACGTCACAAAGTTCCAGAAGTCATCTTAGGAAACGACATGGATTTGTTTGAAATGTTGGAAGAAAATAAGTAG
- a CDS encoding toxin-antitoxin system YwqK family antitoxin, whose translation MKNFLITLCLSITFCGSAQKKYQKDYYDNGQLKAEGWVKDDVKIKYWKFYHPNGALQKQGRYKNGKPTKYWYFYRENGTKKSEGHYVKGLKSKWWLFYDENEKVNHKCQLKNNEKNGYCLLYANEELISAEKYKNGQRIGKWTDLESFKKENSVWDLQ comes from the coding sequence ATGAAAAACTTTCTCATCACCCTTTGCCTCAGTATTACCTTCTGCGGAAGCGCACAAAAAAAGTATCAAAAAGATTATTATGATAACGGACAACTAAAAGCGGAAGGTTGGGTAAAAGATGATGTAAAAATTAAATACTGGAAGTTTTACCATCCAAATGGTGCGTTGCAAAAACAAGGGCGTTACAAGAATGGAAAACCCACAAAATATTGGTACTTTTATCGCGAAAATGGCACAAAAAAAAGTGAAGGTCATTATGTAAAAGGTCTAAAAAGTAAATGGTGGCTTTTTTATGATGAAAACGAAAAAGTGAATCATAAATGCCAATTGAAAAACAATGAGAAAAATGGGTATTGTTTGTTGTATGCAAATGAAGAATTGATTAGCGCTGAGAAATACAAAAACGGACAAAGAATTGGAAAATGGACCGATTTAGAAAGTTTTAAAAAAGAAAATAGTGTTTGGGATTTGCAGTAA